The DNA sequence AATGCACTGCGAACCGAATCGATCCGCCAGTTCGCGCAGCAACTCCGGACGAGAGATAGCGGCGGTGTTGACGGAAACCTTGTCAGCCCCGGCACGCAGCAGCTGGTCCACGTCGTCGACGCTGCGCACGCCGCCACCCACGGTGAGCGGAATGAACACCTGGTCGGCGGTGCGGCGGACAACCTCGAGCATAGTGCCGCGCCCGTCCTTGGAGGCGGAAACATCGAGGAAGGTTAGCTCGTCGGCGCCCTCGTGGTTGTAGCGGGCGGCGAGCTCCACCGGATCGCCGGCATCGCGCAAGTTCTCAAAGTTGACCCCCTTGACCACGCGCCCATTATCGACGTCAAGGCAGGGAATGACACGGACAGCGACGGCCATCGAATCCGCCCCTTTCAGTACAAGTGTGAGTCAGGAATTGAGGATCGCGTCCATGGTACTCATGATCGCTTCATGCGCCCGACTAGTCCCCGCCACGACCCCGATGGACTCTGGCGTCCAGTCATTGCCTTCGGTATCGGTGACCACTCCCCCGGCCGCCTTGACCAGCATGACGCCGGCGGCGTTGTCCCACACGTAAGGGGAAAAACTCACGGCACCGCCGAAGATGCCCTGGGCGGTGAAGGCGAGGTCAACGCCGACGGACCCGGTGATCCGCGGCCGCAGGTAGGTCGCGGCCAGCTCGGCCAAGAGCCCCTGGCGCAGCAGCGAAGGGAAGGTGGAACTGACCTGGGATGCCACGGAGGAAAAGCCGACTTGGGCGACCATTTCCCGCGATTCCGCCAGCGGGGTGGAGGGGCGCCCGTTGATGATGAGCGGCGAGCCCTCGAAAGCCGTCACCCGCTGGCCCAGCAGCGGCATGCTCGTCAGCGCCACGACGGGCTGGTAGTCCACGAGCAGGGAAATAAGGATGGAGCACATGGGGTTGCCGGCGGCATAGTTCGAGGTGCCGTCGATGGGGTCGACCACCCACACGGGGTCGGCGGTGAGCAACCCACCGGCCTCCTCCCCCAGCACGGGTATGCCGGTGAATTGGGTGAGCATCTGCCGCAGCATTGCCTCGATGGCCAGGTCGACCTCGGTGGCGAACTCCCCGGGTTGCTTCCAATGCGCAGGGTCCGCCCCCAGGCCGGCGATGAACATCGCCTCCGCGTCATCGACGACGGCCTCGGCAACGACCAGCAGCTCCCGCGCATCCATATGTCGTTCCTAGAGCTTTTCGACGGCCGCGAGGGCCTCACTCAGGCTAATTCGTCCCTCGTAGAGGGCCTTACCGATGATGGCTGAATCGATGCCCTCGTCGGTGTACTTGGCCAACTCAATGACATCGTCGAGGGCGGAGATACCACCGGAAGCGACGATGCGGGCGTCGGTGGCGGCCGCGACCTCGCGCAGCAGCTCGACGTTGGGCCCGGCGAGGGTCCCGTCTTTGGAAACATCGGTGACGACGAAGCGGCGGCAACCGGCGGCGTCGAGACGCTCCAGAACCTCCCACAGGTCCCCACCATCAGAGACCCATCCGTTGCCACGGGTGCGCCATTCGCCGTCGATCTCGCGGACCGCGATGTCGACGGCCACGGTCTCAGGGTGAGCGGCAAGCACCTTCGCGATCCATTCCGGGTTCTCCAGCGCGGCGGTGCCGATGTTGACGCGGGTCGCGCCGGTGGCCAGCGCCCGTTCGAGGGACGCATCATCGCGGATGCCGCCCGTTAGCTCCACCTTGATGTCGAGCTGACCGGTGATCTCGGCCATGAGCTCGTGGTTGGAACCACGGTTGAACGCGGCATCGAGGTCGACGAAGTGCAGCCACTGCGCGCCCTGCTCCTGC is a window from the Corynebacterium testudinoris genome containing:
- the priA gene encoding bifunctional 1-(5-phosphoribosyl)-5-((5-phosphoribosylamino)methylideneamino)imidazole-4-carboxamide isomerase/phosphoribosylanthranilate isomerase PriA, with product MSDFTLLPAVDVVNGQAVRLDQGEAGTEKSYGSPLEAALEWQEQGAQWLHFVDLDAAFNRGSNHELMAEITGQLDIKVELTGGIRDDASLERALATGATRVNIGTAALENPEWIAKVLAAHPETVAVDIAVREIDGEWRTRGNGWVSDGGDLWEVLERLDAAGCRRFVVTDVSKDGTLAGPNVELLREVAAATDARIVASGGISALDDVIELAKYTDEGIDSAIIGKALYEGRISLSEALAAVEKL
- a CDS encoding inositol monophosphatase family protein translates to MDARELLVVAEAVVDDAEAMFIAGLGADPAHWKQPGEFATEVDLAIEAMLRQMLTQFTGIPVLGEEAGGLLTADPVWVVDPIDGTSNYAAGNPMCSILISLLVDYQPVVALTSMPLLGQRVTAFEGSPLIINGRPSTPLAESREMVAQVGFSSVASQVSSTFPSLLRQGLLAELAATYLRPRITGSVGVDLAFTAQGIFGGAVSFSPYVWDNAAGVMLVKAAGGVVTDTEGNDWTPESIGVVAGTSRAHEAIMSTMDAILNS